The following are encoded together in the Monodelphis domestica isolate mMonDom1 chromosome 5, mMonDom1.pri, whole genome shotgun sequence genome:
- the AHR gene encoding aryl hydrocarbon receptor, whose amino-acid sequence MQIQQHCVNRVCLKRWKRLGASPKPLRTSSEADVGLEPSSEEAKSRAISTSLSGPWPACASALAGFLLEGEIGLGLLFRDLNSQKPPPARRGLCRAAVGCLEFWGCGGGLGALPGAPLPAARPERRLARAARRAPSPLGIPRPCRDGPGLRVLSPQALNGFVLVVTTDALVFYASSTIQDYLGFQQSDVIHQSVFELIHTEDRAEFQRQLQWTPLAGQAADPAAQGQEGPGLAQTAGYYSPEQLPAESLPFLERSFICRLRCLLDNSSGFLAMNFQGRLKFLHGQNKKGKDGACLAPQLALFAVATPLQPPSILEIRTKNFIFRTKHKLDFTPTGCDAKGRLVLGYTEAELCMRGSGYQFLHAADMLYCADSHIRMIKTGESGMTVFRLLTKENRWTWVQSNARLVYKNGRPDYIIATQRPLTDEEGAEHLRKRSGKLPFMFTTGEAVLYEVTFLLPGPLDAAPVRPKQGSGPGGEGAAGHPWGQGSFHPTSILGSVLRQDEAVYLCPPAPRAAPLDRSFGSEMAEDLRGLMSGDWPGGSADLLKREQGLFSHEAGLDPPGALADGGPGDLYGIMRSLGLDFEDLRHLQREEFFRTDLLGGDDMGDIDPDLTDEILTYVQTSLNKAAFSHSGPQQQAQNPLQPPLQPQYPLQQAQPQQPIQQAQNPLQPPLQSQHSLPPRPGVPPQPPNSSCMVQEQLHQQRWRQQQQLCQKMKHLQVGAWKPGDPEPFPCPQLEPQPYEVLAGLTDAELPYKADFGPGPYAQSFLPCSQPLFPPTARLDHLDFPMEALDQSQYPASHLGDFVSCFQETPGPGGPSQPPQGAPPGCYAGAVSMFQCQPEGQASSMGLVPYHPLGSSQHPALNKFQNGFNGGVLSESFAAPFNSLSSSSATSCVHPAEARPFPDIASGGFL is encoded by the exons ATGCAAATTCAACAACATTGCGTTAACAGGGTCTGTCTAAAGAGGTGGAAGAGGTTAGGAGCTTCCCCGAAGCCCCTCCGTACATCCTCAGAGGCAgatgtgggacttgaacccagctcCGAGGAGGCCAAATCCCGAGCCATTTCCACATCCCTGAGCGGCCCCTGGCCGGCCTGTGCCTCGGCCTTGGCTGGATTCCTCCTGGAG GGTGAGATCGGACTCGGGCTTTTGTTCAGGGACCTAAATTCTCAGAAGCCGCCTCCGGCTCGCCGTGGACTGTGCAGAGCAGCGGTGGGGTGCCTGGAGTTCTGGGGATGTGGAGGTGGTTTGGGGGCCCTTCCGGGGGCTCCTCTCCCTGCAGCTCGTCCAGAGAGGCGGCTGGCCCGGGCAGCGCGCCGGGCTCCCTCTCCATTGGGAATACCCCGGCCGTGCCGTGACGGGCCTGGGCTCCGTGTGCTCTCCCCGCAGGCGCTCAATGGCTTCGTGCTGGTGGTCACCACGGACGCGCTGGTCTTCTACGCCTCGTCCACCATCCAGGACTACTTGGGCTTCCAGCAG TCTGACGTCATCCATCAAAGCGTGTTCGAGCTCATCCACACAGAGGACCGCGCAGAGTTCCAGCGTCAGCTACAGTGGACTCCGCTCGCGGGCCAGGCTGCGGACCCCGCGGCCCAGGGACAAG AGGGCCCTGGCCTGGCCCAGACCGCAGGCTACTACAGCCCCGAGCAGCTTCCGGCGGAGAGCCTGCCCTTCCTGGAGAGATCCTTCATCTGCCGCCTGCGCTGCCTCCTGGACAACTCCTCGGGCTTCTTG GCCATGAATTTTCAAGGACGCCTCAAGTTCCTTCATGGCCAGAACAAGAAGGGGAAAGATGGCGCGTGCTTGGCCCCCCAGCTGGCCTTGTTTGCCGTGGCCACTCCGCTGCAGCCTCCGTCTATCCTCGAAATCCGGACCAAAAACTTCATCTTCAGAACGAAGCACAAACTGGACTTCACTCCTACAGGCTGCGATGCCAA AGGAAGACTTGTTTTGGGGTACACTGAGGCTGAGCTGTGCATGAGGGGATCCGGCTACCAGTTCCTCCACGCCGCCGACATGCTGTACTGTGCCGACAGCCACATCCGGA TGATCAAGACCGGAGAGAGCGGCATGACGGTGTTCCGGCTCCTCACCAAGGAGAATCGCTGGACCTGGGTGCAGTCCAACGCCCGCCTGGTGTATAAGAACGGCCGGCCGGACTACATCATCGCCACGCAGAGGCCGCTCAC AGATGAAGAGGGGGCCGAGCACCTGCGGAAGCGCAGCGGGAAGCTGCCCTTCATGTTCACCACGGGAGAGGCCGTGCTGTACGAGGTCACCTTCTTGCTGCCTGGGCCCCTGGACGCAGCCCCCGTGAGGCCCAAGCAGGGCTCTGGGCCGGGCGGGGAGGGCGCCGCAGGGCACCCCTGGGGCCAGGGGTCCTTCCACCCCACCTCCATCCTGGGCTCGGTGCTGCGGCAGGACGAGGCCGTGTACCTGTGCCCTCCGGCGCCCCGCGCTGCGCCCCTGGACAGGAGCTTCGGGAGCGAGATGGCGGAGGACCTGCGCGGCCTCATGTCCGGTGACTGGCCCGGGGGGAGTGCGGACCTCCTGAAGCGGGAGCAGGGCCTGTTCTCTCACGAGGCCGGCCTCGACCCCCCGGGCGCCCTGGCCGACGGTGGGCCCGGTGACCTGTACGGCATCATGAGGAGTCTGGGCCTCGACTTCGAGGATCTGAGGCACCTGCAGCGGGAGGAGTTCTTTCGGACCGACCTTTTGGGAGGGGATGACATGGGGGACATCGACCCAGACCTGACCGACGAGATCCTGACCTACGTGCAGACGTCCTTAAACAAGGCTGCGTTCTCCCATTCAGGGCCCCAGCAGCAGGCCCAGAATCCTTTGCAGCCTCCCCTCCAGCCTCAGTACCCCCTGCAGCAGGCCCAGCCTCAGCAGCCCATTCAGCAGGCCCAGAATCCTTTGCAGCCTCCCCTCCAGTCTCAGCACTCCCTGCCACCACGGCCGGGAGTCCCTCCTCAGCCCCCCAACTCTAGCTGCATGGTCCAAGAACAGTTGCACCAGCAGAGatggcggcagcagcagcagctttgcCAGAAAATGAAGCACCTGCAAGTGGGCGCCTGGAAGCCGGGGGACCCCGAGCCCTTCCCTTGCCCTCAGCTGGAGCCACAGCCCTACGAGGTCCTGGCAGGCCTGACGGATGCCGAGCTGCCCTACAAGGCCGATTTTGGCCCGGGGCCCTACGCCCAGAGCTTCCTGCCCTGCTCTCAGCCTCTCTTTCCCCCAACTGCCCGCCTGGACCATTTAGACTTTCCAATGGAAGCTTTGGACCAGTCTCAGTACCCAGCCTCACACCTGGGAGACTTTGTCAGCTGTTTCCAGGAAACCCCGGGGCCTGGTGGCCCTTCCCAGCCCCCCCAAGGAGCCCCCCCGGGGTGTTACGCAGGTGCTGTCTCCATGTTTCAGTGCCAACCCGAAGGCCAGGCTTCTAGCATGGGCCTGGTGCCGTACCACCCACTGGGCTCGAGTCAGCACCCGGCCTTGAACAAA TTTCAGAATGGCTTCAATGGAGGCGTTTTAAGCGAGTCCTTCGCCGCTCCGTTCAACAGTCTGAGCAGCTCTTCGGCCACCTCCTGTGTCCATCCGGCTGAAGCCAGGCCCTTCCCCGATATAGCGTCCGGTGGCTTCCTCTGA